From Ignavibacteriota bacterium, the proteins below share one genomic window:
- a CDS encoding Ppx/GppA family phosphatase, with protein MRIATIDIGTNTILLLVADVDARGGLTVVTDEQAIARLGKGVDAERRIQPDTFRRCETILRAHAETCRYLACDHIVATGTSALRDAANRDEFIAAMKQATGFGIELLSGEAEALWTWTGAVSGIGTHASCAVLDIGGGSTELAVGSRGGDLIHGSVDVGAVRLTEKFLHSAPPRDEELHAAEAAAREALAGLPHIDGARSAIVAVAGTVTTLAAIELGLRTFDRKAVAGHQLTLAAVERLFEQMSKLGKDALHTELSVDPGRADIIVAGILILRTFMRERGVESLTVSERGLRYGIALREASRALTA; from the coding sequence ATGCGCATCGCCACCATCGATATCGGCACAAACACCATACTCCTCCTTGTCGCCGATGTCGACGCGCGAGGCGGCCTCACAGTTGTGACCGATGAACAGGCCATCGCGCGGCTCGGCAAAGGCGTGGATGCGGAGCGCCGCATACAGCCCGACACCTTCCGGCGCTGCGAGACCATTCTGCGCGCGCACGCCGAAACGTGCCGCTACCTCGCCTGTGATCACATCGTCGCCACCGGCACCAGCGCGCTGCGTGACGCGGCGAACCGCGACGAATTCATCGCGGCCATGAAGCAGGCCACAGGATTCGGCATCGAGCTTCTCAGCGGCGAGGCCGAAGCGCTGTGGACGTGGACCGGCGCGGTATCGGGCATCGGCACACACGCATCCTGCGCGGTGCTCGACATCGGTGGAGGCAGCACCGAACTCGCTGTCGGCAGCCGAGGCGGAGACCTGATCCATGGCAGCGTGGATGTCGGGGCCGTGCGTCTAACGGAAAAATTTCTTCACAGCGCACCACCCCGCGACGAGGAACTTCATGCGGCCGAGGCCGCCGCGCGCGAGGCGCTCGCGGGACTCCCGCACATCGACGGCGCGCGCAGCGCGATCGTGGCCGTCGCCGGCACTGTGACCACACTCGCGGCCATCGAACTCGGACTTCGCACATTCGATCGCAAAGCCGTGGCGGGCCATCAGTTGACGCTGGCGGCCGTCGAACGGCTGTTTGAACAGATGTCGAAGCTGGGGAAGGACGCGTTGCACACGGAATTGTCCGTGGATCCGGGCCGGGCGGACATCATCGTCGCCGGCATACTGATCCTGCGCACCTTCATGCGGGAACGCGGCGTGGAATCGCTGACGGTGAGCGAGCGCGGCCTGCGCTACGGCATAGCGCTGCGGGAAGCGTCGCGCGCGCTCACCGCCTGA
- a CDS encoding ABC transporter ATP-binding protein yields MYKDSPAILSVEHLTTVFETADGPAPVVQDVSFSISRGEMLGLVGESGCGKTVSALSVLGLVRHPGRVTNGAILFNGIDLRGLDERALRDIRGNRIAMIFQEPMTALNPVFSVGAQMNEVLLHHRNMTRIEARTRSIEMLQHVGIPDPARVMDAYPHQLSGGLRQRVLIAMSLLCSPDILIADEPTTAIDTTMQAQILDLLRRLTHEFGMGVLLITHDLSIVAQTCDRVAVMYASRLVEVARTNDLFSAPLHPYNEALLRSVPARHPRRSRLPIIAGQVPRPTAYPAGCHFSTRCELADENCAMHEPPLAHAGAERLTACWHWQRLAAAVFERATENPSDYASGAARDAHPVA; encoded by the coding sequence GTGTACAAAGACAGTCCCGCAATTCTATCGGTCGAGCACCTCACCACGGTGTTCGAGACAGCCGACGGACCCGCTCCCGTCGTGCAGGACGTCTCTTTTTCCATTTCGCGGGGAGAAATGCTCGGCCTGGTGGGTGAATCGGGCTGCGGTAAAACCGTGAGCGCCCTGTCGGTGCTCGGACTCGTCCGCCACCCCGGCCGTGTCACCAACGGAGCCATCCTGTTCAACGGAATCGACCTGCGCGGGCTCGACGAGCGCGCATTGCGCGACATCCGCGGCAATCGTATCGCGATGATTTTCCAGGAACCGATGACCGCGCTGAATCCCGTGTTTTCCGTCGGCGCGCAGATGAACGAGGTCCTGCTGCATCATCGGAACATGACACGGATCGAGGCCCGGACACGGTCCATCGAAATGCTGCAGCATGTCGGCATCCCCGATCCCGCGCGTGTGATGGACGCGTATCCGCATCAGCTCTCCGGCGGCCTGCGCCAGCGCGTGCTCATCGCGATGAGCCTGCTCTGCTCGCCTGATATTCTCATCGCCGACGAACCGACGACGGCCATCGATACGACGATGCAGGCGCAGATCCTGGACCTGCTCCGCCGCCTCACACACGAATTCGGCATGGGCGTCCTTCTCATCACACACGACCTTTCGATCGTGGCGCAGACCTGCGACAGAGTTGCCGTCATGTACGCGTCGCGGCTTGTCGAAGTCGCGCGCACCAACGATCTGTTCAGCGCGCCGCTGCATCCGTACAATGAAGCGCTGCTGCGGTCCGTCCCCGCCCGGCATCCGCGGCGCAGCCGCCTGCCGATTATTGCCGGCCAGGTGCCGCGTCCCACCGCCTACCCCGCCGGCTGTCATTTCAGCACACGCTGCGAACTTGCCGACGAGAATTGCGCCATGCACGAACCGCCGCTCGCCCACGCGGGCGCGGAACGGCTGACCGCCTGCTGGCACTGGCAGCGACTCGCCGCGGCGGTGTTCGAGCGCGCGACGGAGAATCCGTCAGACTACGCATCCGGCGCGGCCCGAGACGCGCATCCCGTCGCATGA
- a CDS encoding T9SS type A sorting domain-containing protein, whose translation MKHFSTIALCLCALFTATMLHAQHSGPEVRLPDEDIVYSPSAAFRAPLAKSGATAFFATHRDWTATWNPVTGTPHRAWGRGLSIEGFTHIDVTNLADAASRFVAAYADVLRAEPATLELLSARVYDGTGYVIYRQRHRGIPVLNARVDVRISSDARVIMFGSDFHPGLDVDVAPGLDRGAAGRFARAGLDGDPALMDVRGGELFILPLIYPDKAEYRLVYRFEVTVSDEEAWDTYIDATDGRILWRTSLVHSFGHEGGEKAATAIVTGRVTASVYSQNLLTPPALQPMPRMYVNIGGKEVVTADDGTFSATITGDSAVLVARLAGPHSLARRSDSASGTPNARVVSTIRPGQPLELVWDNGNSTMAERMAAFHIRAIRDYVRSLDTSSLFADVDKQMVGVVNINQECNANWNGRTINFFRESDRCVNTGEIADVIYHEYGHAINSFTYPKLNGQGIRSGAVSEGSADITANMILDDERIGIGFYKNAGAGTLRNSNNTLVYPRDLAGEIHLDGRILTGAVWDMRKAIGIETARRLTHKVRYGAPDGKTIGEAFFDYFLETLIADDNDGDLSNGSPNAAAIISAFVAHGIVGNNIVLTHTPIADQSDAFTSIGVYGTADTKETVARNLFTIGGARLVYSTDLWLTSDTVALSYDAASKSFTGAFPPLARAAVVRYFIEANDNFGSVARLPYNAPATDYVFLLGYRSQTLATFESADGWTQVDECATGRWVRATPNGTYNKQQGTPPNAPYIQTNLDHTPGTAETICWVTGNAATTLGHDFDDVDSGRTTLHTPVMDMSGYRDPIIRYYRWFTNTASVSSPGSDPWLVRISPDGVTWKNIEYTTRPEPSWTMKIFRVRDYFEPGPGMRLAFLATDNKPESIVEAALDDFEVLDLDGALDAGRAAPLPSVLRIAVHPNPASAGASVRLGLDRATTLRLSVYDALGKEVLLLRDGAAAAGTFSAAIPSGVLRPGAYIIRAQTASGRAHTRLLVTR comes from the coding sequence ATGAAGCATTTTTCGACCATCGCCCTCTGTCTGTGTGCCCTGTTCACCGCCACGATGCTCCATGCGCAGCATTCCGGACCCGAGGTGCGCCTTCCCGACGAGGATATCGTGTACTCACCCTCGGCCGCCTTCCGCGCGCCGCTGGCGAAATCGGGAGCGACCGCCTTTTTTGCAACACACCGCGATTGGACGGCGACGTGGAATCCCGTCACGGGTACCCCGCATCGCGCGTGGGGCCGGGGCCTCAGCATCGAGGGCTTCACACACATCGACGTCACAAATCTCGCCGACGCGGCGTCGCGTTTTGTCGCGGCATACGCCGACGTACTGCGCGCCGAACCCGCCACGCTGGAACTGCTGTCGGCGCGGGTGTACGACGGCACCGGCTACGTCATCTACAGGCAGCGCCATCGCGGCATTCCCGTATTGAACGCGCGAGTCGACGTCCGCATCTCGTCCGACGCACGTGTCATTATGTTCGGATCCGATTTTCATCCGGGACTCGATGTGGACGTGGCGCCGGGCCTCGACCGCGGCGCGGCCGGGCGCTTCGCCCGCGCGGGCCTCGACGGCGATCCGGCACTGATGGACGTGCGCGGCGGCGAGCTGTTCATCCTTCCCTTGATATATCCCGACAAGGCCGAGTACCGCCTTGTGTACCGTTTTGAAGTGACGGTCTCCGACGAGGAAGCGTGGGATACCTATATCGACGCCACCGACGGACGTATTCTCTGGCGCACGTCGCTCGTGCACAGTTTCGGGCACGAGGGCGGCGAGAAGGCGGCGACGGCCATCGTCACGGGACGTGTCACCGCGTCGGTGTACAGCCAGAATCTATTGACTCCTCCGGCCCTGCAGCCAATGCCGCGCATGTACGTGAACATCGGCGGCAAGGAAGTGGTGACCGCCGACGACGGCACCTTCAGCGCGACTATTACGGGCGACAGCGCCGTGCTAGTGGCGCGGCTTGCCGGTCCGCACTCCCTGGCTCGCCGCTCCGATTCCGCGAGCGGGACACCGAACGCGCGTGTGGTCTCGACGATACGTCCGGGCCAGCCGCTGGAACTCGTGTGGGACAACGGCAATTCGACGATGGCCGAGCGTATGGCTGCCTTCCATATCCGCGCCATCCGCGACTACGTGCGGTCGCTCGACACGTCCTCGCTGTTTGCCGATGTCGACAAACAGATGGTGGGCGTGGTGAACATCAATCAGGAGTGCAACGCCAACTGGAACGGCCGCACGATCAACTTCTTCCGTGAAAGCGACCGCTGCGTCAACACCGGCGAAATTGCCGACGTGATCTACCACGAGTACGGGCACGCGATCAACAGTTTCACATATCCGAAACTCAACGGCCAGGGCATACGCAGCGGAGCTGTGAGCGAGGGTTCGGCCGACATCACCGCGAACATGATTCTCGATGACGAACGGATCGGCATCGGCTTCTACAAAAACGCGGGCGCGGGCACGCTGCGCAATTCCAACAACACCCTCGTGTACCCGAGGGATCTCGCGGGTGAAATCCATCTCGACGGACGCATCCTCACCGGCGCCGTGTGGGACATGCGCAAGGCGATCGGCATCGAGACCGCCCGCCGTCTCACACACAAAGTGCGTTACGGCGCGCCCGACGGCAAGACCATCGGCGAGGCCTTCTTCGACTACTTCCTCGAGACACTCATCGCCGACGACAACGACGGCGACCTCTCGAACGGCTCCCCCAACGCGGCGGCCATCATCTCCGCTTTCGTGGCGCACGGCATCGTGGGCAACAACATCGTGCTCACACACACGCCCATCGCCGACCAGAGCGACGCGTTCACCAGCATCGGCGTGTACGGCACCGCCGACACGAAGGAGACCGTCGCGCGCAATCTCTTCACCATCGGCGGTGCGCGGCTGGTGTACAGCACCGATCTGTGGCTCACATCCGACACCGTGGCCCTGAGTTACGACGCGGCCTCGAAGTCCTTCACCGGCGCCTTCCCGCCGCTCGCCCGCGCCGCGGTGGTGCGGTATTTCATCGAGGCGAACGACAATTTCGGTTCCGTCGCGCGTCTTCCCTACAACGCCCCGGCGACGGACTACGTCTTCCTTCTCGGCTACCGTTCGCAGACCCTCGCGACCTTCGAAAGCGCCGACGGCTGGACGCAGGTGGACGAATGCGCTACGGGCAGATGGGTGCGCGCCACGCCGAACGGTACCTACAACAAGCAGCAAGGCACGCCGCCGAACGCCCCGTACATCCAGACGAATCTCGACCACACGCCGGGCACGGCCGAGACCATCTGCTGGGTCACCGGAAACGCCGCGACGACGCTCGGGCACGATTTCGACGATGTGGACAGCGGCCGCACCACTCTGCATACACCGGTGATGGATATGAGCGGATATCGGGATCCGATTATCCGCTACTACCGATGGTTCACCAACACCGCGTCGGTGTCGAGCCCCGGATCCGATCCGTGGCTGGTGCGCATCTCGCCCGACGGCGTGACCTGGAAGAACATCGAGTACACCACACGTCCCGAGCCGTCCTGGACCATGAAAATTTTCCGTGTCCGCGACTATTTCGAACCCGGTCCCGGCATGCGTCTCGCATTCCTCGCGACCGACAACAAGCCCGAATCGATCGTCGAGGCGGCCCTCGACGACTTCGAGGTGCTCGACCTCGACGGCGCGCTCGACGCGGGCCGCGCGGCGCCGCTGCCCTCGGTATTGCGGATCGCGGTACATCCGAATCCCGCCTCCGCGGGCGCCTCCGTGCGTCTCGGACTCGACCGTGCCACGACGCTGCGTCTGTCCGTGTACGACGCGCTCGGGAAGGAAGTGCTGCTGCTCCGCGACGGCGCGGCCGCCGCGGGCACGTTCAGCGCCGCGATACCCTCCGGCGTCCTGCGGCCGGGCGCCTACATCATCCGCGCGCAGACCGCCTCCGGCCGCGCGCACACACGTTTGCTCGTGACCCGCTGA
- a CDS encoding M28 family peptidase, producing the protein MFLRLHVFPRFVLAGALCLVLASCGKKNPELPPPPPQTMQFVAPKTMPAYSGDRAFELLVKQTSFGPRVPGSAGHAACLQYFIDFLTPLADTVTTQKFDMPGYDGERLSLTNVIARFKPEAQFRVLLAAHWDTRPRADRETNEADRARPILGANDGASGVAVLLHLAEILAASPPAIGIDIVLFDGEDYGREGDDAMYCIGSKYYAASVGSGLKPAFGILLDLVGDIEARFPQEEMSVRYAPDIVKLVWTSARTLSAGNFRVEAHEGIIDDHIALNTTAGIKTINIIDAELVGHKAAEPRRKYWHTHRDTPENCSPKTLENVGRVLLHVLLGTRPA; encoded by the coding sequence ATGTTTCTCCGTCTTCACGTTTTCCCGCGTTTTGTCCTTGCCGGAGCCCTGTGCCTGGTGCTTGCGTCATGCGGAAAGAAAAATCCGGAATTGCCGCCGCCCCCGCCGCAGACCATGCAATTCGTCGCGCCGAAAACCATGCCGGCCTACAGCGGCGACAGGGCTTTCGAGCTGCTCGTGAAGCAGACGTCGTTCGGACCACGCGTACCCGGCAGCGCGGGACACGCCGCCTGCCTGCAGTACTTCATCGATTTCCTCACGCCGCTTGCCGACACGGTGACGACGCAGAAGTTCGACATGCCCGGCTACGACGGTGAGCGGCTCTCGCTCACAAACGTGATAGCGCGTTTCAAACCCGAGGCGCAATTCCGCGTGCTGCTCGCCGCGCATTGGGACACGCGTCCGCGCGCCGACCGCGAGACCAACGAGGCCGACCGCGCGCGTCCGATACTCGGAGCCAACGACGGCGCGAGCGGCGTGGCGGTGCTGCTGCATCTCGCCGAAATCCTCGCCGCCTCGCCTCCTGCCATCGGCATCGACATCGTGCTTTTCGACGGTGAGGACTACGGACGCGAGGGCGACGACGCCATGTACTGCATCGGGAGCAAGTACTATGCGGCGAGTGTCGGTTCGGGTCTGAAACCCGCATTCGGCATACTGCTCGACCTCGTCGGCGACATCGAGGCGCGATTCCCGCAGGAGGAGATGTCGGTGCGCTACGCCCCGGACATCGTCAAACTGGTGTGGACCTCCGCGCGTACACTGTCGGCGGGCAACTTCCGCGTCGAGGCGCACGAGGGTATCATCGACGATCACATCGCGCTCAACACCACGGCGGGTATCAAGACGATCAACATCATCGACGCCGAGCTTGTCGGCCACAAGGCCGCCGAACCGCGACGGAAATACTGGCACACACACCGCGACACACCCGAGAACTGCTCGCCGAAAACCCTTGAAAACGTCGGCCGCGTGCTGCTGCACGTGCTTCTCGGCACAAGGCCGGCATGA
- the prmA gene encoding 50S ribosomal protein L11 methyltransferase — protein MTTQRAYIQLRFEDFTSKERIEPLLYLYDPLGLHEDDDAWYCYYDEKEWVRRIAGELLPRMRETVPEANFQFLEVMQRNWNEEWERTITPIRVSDRFVISPSWHSFDTPADGIRLIIDPKMSFGTGYHATTRLMVRLLESCVRGGERVLDVGTGTGVLAIAAIKLGAAQALGVDTDEWSRDNAVENLERNDVADGRVEIRHGSLDAADGRFQLIAANITRNDNIAMLPQYASLLEPGGMLVVSGFYEEDLPDVDAAAHKLGFAPRTRLFEDEWAAASYMLTSPGAAVQRT, from the coding sequence ATGACCACACAACGCGCGTACATACAACTCCGCTTCGAGGACTTCACGTCGAAGGAACGCATCGAACCGCTCCTGTACCTCTACGATCCGCTCGGCCTGCACGAGGACGACGACGCGTGGTACTGTTACTACGACGAGAAGGAATGGGTGCGGCGCATCGCCGGCGAGTTGCTCCCGCGTATGCGCGAGACGGTGCCCGAAGCGAATTTCCAGTTCCTCGAGGTCATGCAGCGCAACTGGAACGAGGAGTGGGAGCGGACCATCACACCGATCCGCGTCTCCGACCGCTTCGTGATTTCGCCCTCATGGCATTCGTTCGACACACCTGCAGACGGCATACGGCTGATCATCGATCCGAAGATGTCGTTCGGCACCGGCTATCATGCCACGACACGGCTGATGGTGCGGCTGCTCGAGAGCTGCGTCCGCGGAGGTGAACGCGTGCTCGATGTGGGCACGGGCACCGGAGTGCTCGCAATCGCCGCGATCAAACTCGGAGCGGCGCAGGCGCTGGGTGTGGACACCGACGAATGGTCGCGCGACAACGCGGTCGAGAATCTCGAGCGCAACGATGTGGCGGACGGACGCGTCGAGATCAGGCACGGCTCCCTCGACGCGGCCGACGGGCGCTTCCAGCTCATCGCGGCCAACATCACGCGCAACGACAACATCGCCATGCTCCCGCAGTACGCTTCCCTCCTCGAGCCGGGCGGCATGCTGGTGGTCTCGGGCTTCTATGAGGAAGATCTTCCCGATGTGGACGCCGCGGCACACAAGCTCGGATTCGCTCCGCGCACACGCCTCTTCGAGGACGAGTGGGCTGCGGCCTCATACATGCTCACTTCACCCGGCGCCGCCGTACAGCGGACCTGA